From one Candidatus Methanoplasma termitum genomic stretch:
- a CDS encoding radical SAM protein, with the protein MTKDIRITLVDGYIDDPAALGVPPYISPMIRAIAGASVDAGATVEYVSIDMIRNGRKIPGADVSVVLSGNTVPGKYIRSMPMSTKELISITPKLKGWKLIGGSAASSPAAEGFDFSIKTDLAASLYDGIIGKEVGERYRTLDEWNRWMVLGADLVSQHQDFPHPLVAEIETYRGCHRYKNGGCSYCIEPLKGKPLMRSPKDIIAEAERLVSVGVRNVRIGGQTCIISYGSTDDSDIPTPNPHAIQELFTALNALDLNVLHVDNANPAVIASHPDESRKVIGTLVECCTSGNVLALGLESADPIVFRENNLNCTSEQLIESVRIINELGRERGPTGLPKLLPGINIICGLDGETAGTYAMDLNLLKKILEEDLLIRRINIRQVMPLRRDFHTKVDKNSFKKFKEAVREEIDREMLRRVIPEGNVLKDVYMEIHDGNTTFGRQVGTYPVLVGIPYKVELGSSHDVVIIDWGFRSVTGITTPFNINTMPMSAIEGLPGIGKKRAARIVVGRPYHSMDELEEAIGDPIVSESLGRVIEISFKYTC; encoded by the coding sequence ATGACAAAGGACATCAGGATCACATTGGTAGACGGGTACATAGACGACCCCGCCGCGTTAGGTGTCCCTCCGTACATATCCCCTATGATAAGGGCCATTGCCGGAGCGTCTGTGGATGCGGGTGCAACGGTCGAATATGTTTCGATAGATATGATAAGGAATGGGCGGAAGATCCCCGGCGCAGACGTGAGCGTTGTGCTCTCGGGGAACACTGTGCCAGGCAAGTATATTCGATCCATGCCGATGTCAACGAAAGAACTGATCTCCATAACGCCGAAGCTCAAAGGCTGGAAGCTCATCGGCGGTTCCGCCGCATCTTCTCCTGCGGCCGAAGGTTTTGATTTTTCGATCAAAACGGATCTTGCAGCCTCTCTGTATGACGGCATTATCGGCAAGGAGGTCGGTGAAAGATATCGTACGCTTGACGAATGGAACAGGTGGATGGTCCTCGGCGCAGATTTAGTGAGCCAGCATCAGGATTTTCCGCATCCTTTGGTTGCGGAGATAGAAACGTACAGAGGCTGCCACAGATACAAAAACGGCGGGTGCTCATACTGCATCGAGCCGTTGAAAGGAAAGCCGCTCATGCGCTCCCCCAAGGATATTATCGCAGAAGCAGAGAGACTTGTGTCCGTCGGTGTGAGGAACGTAAGGATCGGGGGGCAGACCTGCATCATATCTTACGGGTCGACGGATGATTCGGATATTCCGACCCCGAACCCACACGCGATACAAGAACTGTTCACCGCTTTGAATGCCCTTGATCTTAACGTCCTTCATGTGGATAATGCTAACCCGGCCGTCATAGCGTCGCACCCTGATGAATCACGAAAGGTCATAGGGACATTGGTAGAATGCTGCACATCAGGCAATGTACTGGCACTGGGCCTTGAATCGGCGGATCCCATAGTTTTCAGAGAGAACAACCTCAACTGCACCTCGGAACAGCTCATCGAATCAGTAAGGATCATCAACGAACTCGGCAGAGAACGCGGGCCGACCGGTCTGCCTAAACTTCTGCCCGGCATCAACATCATCTGCGGCCTCGACGGAGAGACGGCTGGCACATACGCAATGGATCTGAACCTTCTTAAAAAGATACTTGAGGAGGATCTGCTGATAAGACGTATCAACATACGCCAGGTCATGCCGCTCAGAAGGGATTTTCACACTAAGGTCGATAAGAATTCTTTCAAGAAGTTCAAGGAAGCGGTAAGGGAGGAAATCGACCGGGAAATGCTCAGAAGGGTCATACCCGAAGGTAATGTCCTCAAGGATGTTTACATGGAGATCCATGATGGGAACACAACCTTCGGAAGACAGGTCGGCACATACCCGGTGTTGGTTGGGATACCGTACAAAGTTGAGTTGGGATCGTCTCATGATGTTGTTATAATCGATTGGGGCTTCAGATCCGTTACCGGGATAACCACGCCCTTCAACATCAACACGATGCCAATGTCTGCGATAGAGGGGCTCCCGGGA